CCGTGAAACGGTGAGGCTATCGGCGAACTTGCCAGTTTTGACAACATCCCAGGTAATCCCATTTTGGTTGGCGATCTTTTGGAAGTTGGGCTGTAAGCCGTAAACCCCAATGGAACCAGTGATGGTATTGGGTTCGGCAAAAATTTTATTGGCATAGGTGGAAATCCAATAGCCACCCGATGCGGCAACGCCACCCATCGAAATCACCACCGGTTTTTGTTTTTGGGTCAGAATGACTTCACGCTGAATAATTTCGGAGGCCGTAGCGCTACCACCCGGGCTATTCACCCGGAGCACAACGGCTTTGATGTCGTTGTTTTGGCGGATTTTGCGGAGTTGCCGCGCTAGACTATCACCACCGATCATACCGGGTCCGCCTTGACCATTAACAATTTCGCCCGTGGCATAGATGACGGCGACTTGATTGCGTTTGCCAAAGCCGCCATCGTCATCAATGGTTTGTGCGTATTTCGGCAAGCTGATCTGTTTAAAGGATTTGTTCTCTTGATCTTCGCCGGTGATTTTTTTGAGCTGGTCAATCATTTGATCGGTGTACACCAAGTTGTCAATCAGCTTGGCTTTCTGTGCTTCTTCTGGGGTTAAGATGCCTTTGCTATTGCTGAGTTGTTGCATGGTTTTTGGATCGAGTTTGCGTGTCTTGCTACTCGATTGCAAAAACTCTTGCCATAGGTCATTTAGCAGTTTGGCGGTCTGTTGACGACTAGCGTCGCTGCGGTTTTTCCGGACCCAAGGTTCGATCGCTGATTTATATTTGCCGCGCCAAATGGCTTGGACGCCAATCCCAAATTTCTCTAGCGCGCCACCATAAAATGTCGTTTCGGAACTCAGTCCATTTAATTCCAGGCTGCCCATGGGATTAATGCCAATTTGATCGGCGACGGAGGCGAGGTAATATTCGCGTTCACTCCAGTCAACATCGTAGGCGTAAATCTTCTTGCCAGCTTTTTTGAACTTTTCTAATGCGCCCCGCACTTCTTTGAGGTTGGCGTAGCTTGAACCATTGCTAACGGCGGAATTGCGATTGAAGAGGAAAATCCCCGCAATCCGTTTGTCTTTAGCGGCAGCATCGATCGCTTGAATGGTCGATCGCAGTTGGATCACATTGGGGCGACCATTCTGAAGGAACTCACGGGCCGAAACCTGAGGCTGTGAATCGATCATCGACTGTCCCATATCAATGGTTAGGATTGATTTATCCTGGACCACGGGGCCAGTATCCTGGGAACTGCTCGCGGCAATCCCGATAATTAACGTTAGCAGTCCACCAATGCTAATTCCGGCAAAGATACTAAGGGCAAGCAATGTCGCAAGTGTTTGCTTGAAGAAATCGCGCATGGGTTCAGGGACAGGATGTCTATGAGGATGGTGGTATTCGACGGGTCTGAGTCTGTTTCCTATGCTAGTCCCTAGATCTGGATTCTGGATCGCGAATCTCGGATTAACAGAGGCTTTTCCCAAAGGTCTTCACCGCCGTGAATGGGCTCATAATGCCCGTTCTTTGGTGTAACGCATCAATCTACCTCAGAATTTGCTGGAGCACCCCAGGTTGACGTAAGGCCATTAAATCATCGCAGCCGGAGCAGAACAGTGCGGTGCGCAACTCGGCGCTCAAAATTTCCATTAGTGTATGCAAGGCGGCTTCTGATTCGTTTGCCGCTTGCAAAAACGGTAAGGCGAGGCCCACGAGGTCGGCGCCGAGGGCGATCGCTTTGGCGGCATCAAGGCCATTGCGCAATCCGCCGGAAGCAATTAACGGAATGCTGGTTGAACTCGATCGCACTTGGGTTAAGCAGTCGGCTGTGGGAATCCCCCAATCGGCAAATGTTTGCCCTAATCGTCTTTGTTTGGGGTCCTGTGCTCGGCCCGCTTCAACTTTGGCCCAGGAGGTGCCGCCCGCTCCGGCTACATCGATCGCCTTTACCCCAACCTCAATCAGGCGCTGCGCCATAGGACCGGAAATGCCATTTCCCACCTCTTTGGCGATGACGGGCACGGGTAATTGCTCACAGAGTTGCTGAATTTTGGCCAACAATCCCTGAAAATTTTTGTCACCCCGGGTTTGAACTGCTTCCTGCAGCGCATTGAGATGCAGAATTAAGGCATCGGCTTCCAGCATATCGACGGCTTTTTGGCATTCGGCTAAGCCATAGGTATAGTTCAGTTGGACGGCCCCAATATTGGCAAACAGCAGTGCATCTGGGGCAATTTTTCGCAGTGTAAAACTATCGGCAACGTTGGGATTTTCGATCGCCACACGCTGGGAGCCAACGCCCATGGCCAGGCGGTATTCTTGGGCAATCGCCGCTAGGCGATAATTCAGGATGCGGGCCTGCTCGGTGCCCCCTGTCATCGAAGAAATTAAGAGTGGGGCCTGGAGGGCTTTACCGAGGAACTCCGTGTTGAGGTCAACGGCTTGGTAGTCAATTTCGGGCAAACAACAATGTGTGAGACGGTAACGCTCGAACCCACTACTGACTTGATGACATTGCACATCATCTTCGAGGCATACACGCAGATGATCGGCCTTGCGGGACTGGGTCTCATGCGGTGCGGTGTCTGGAGTTTGCGCCTCGTTTGTCGGAATGGATGCGGC
The nucleotide sequence above comes from Romeriopsis navalis LEGE 11480. Encoded proteins:
- the sppA gene encoding signal peptide peptidase SppA, with translation MRDFFKQTLATLLALSIFAGISIGGLLTLIIGIAASSSQDTGPVVQDKSILTIDMGQSMIDSQPQVSAREFLQNGRPNVIQLRSTIQAIDAAAKDKRIAGIFLFNRNSAVSNGSSYANLKEVRGALEKFKKAGKKIYAYDVDWSEREYYLASVADQIGINPMGSLELNGLSSETTFYGGALEKFGIGVQAIWRGKYKSAIEPWVRKNRSDASRQQTAKLLNDLWQEFLQSSSKTRKLDPKTMQQLSNSKGILTPEEAQKAKLIDNLVYTDQMIDQLKKITGEDQENKSFKQISLPKYAQTIDDDGGFGKRNQVAVIYATGEIVNGQGGPGMIGGDSLARQLRKIRQNNDIKAVVLRVNSPGGSATASEIIQREVILTQKQKPVVISMGGVAASGGYWISTYANKIFAEPNTITGSIGVYGLQPNFQKIANQNGITWDVVKTGKFADSLTVSR
- the fni gene encoding type 2 isopentenyl-diphosphate Delta-isomerase, which translates into the protein MIVQPNNATAASIPTNEAQTPDTAPHETQSRKADHLRVCLEDDVQCHQVSSGFERYRLTHCCLPEIDYQAVDLNTEFLGKALQAPLLISSMTGGTEQARILNYRLAAIAQEYRLAMGVGSQRVAIENPNVADSFTLRKIAPDALLFANIGAVQLNYTYGLAECQKAVDMLEADALILHLNALQEAVQTRGDKNFQGLLAKIQQLCEQLPVPVIAKEVGNGISGPMAQRLIEVGVKAIDVAGAGGTSWAKVEAGRAQDPKQRRLGQTFADWGIPTADCLTQVRSSSTSIPLIASGGLRNGLDAAKAIALGADLVGLALPFLQAANESEAALHTLMEILSAELRTALFCSGCDDLMALRQPGVLQQILR